The following are encoded in a window of Gasterosteus aculeatus chromosome 5, fGasAcu3.hap1.1, whole genome shotgun sequence genomic DNA:
- the LOC120819810 gene encoding uncharacterized protein LOC120819810 isoform X2, producing MSRRSLRLDDGLLDRSIPRGSASFSVGGASWRSNRPSRRSQLSASCSESLLVGSPRQALVPPLLSSSVASDASLLSSLLDDSVQESTLVDTFWGLDQEFDPKDGTVVVNQRSVDANLRCPKHLLQTPSRVHCRECDQAAGSYRCASSEASTIYGRDRSRKTDVLQLWLRPPLLCVSRAAAGCVRVLARTWQVFSQAEDGHGAAPGLCGVMDLKESTSTQKELHAEGSLCEAAGDACRRINRRWCHMTSSFLLAGFAVMLLLFSLCWFGPALQSVNVAEWRTLVASHSLPAGGAGEASREVLTADSREQVLRPPAEWEASLGALGDGPLLGDGPLLGDGPLLGDGPLLGDGAARLLRLEEGLVALAEQVEARGRQAERRHEEVLQLYADLRQLVSDQSRREEAEPWMRNLMEQKLEQLSRGLEDRQQAEEEQWRRDSSSSSSSLLAADGCPVSSCSTGVDGMSHDALLSEVARLEASLEDVRREVEDLCGCDDCRRLDGIQQAVREEVRLLFYGNQLSVVDPASLEGGGPPEGGGGFQEPLLQRYVSTAELQAALLALELRLLQNVSQQLEGQHGEEDAAGTALTQEDVEDMVTGALRLFSLDRTGLADFALESGGGSILTSRCSETFQTKAALLSLFGFPLWYFSQSPRAVIQPDVHPGNCWAFRGSTGFLVIRLSMKILPTAFSMEHIHRAMTPSGTLESAPRDFTVYGLEKEDDEEKKLLGSFTFDSEGEPLQTYRVTEQNHEAFQLIEVQVLSNWGHQEYTCLYRFRVHGTPRPA from the exons ATGTCCAGGCGGAGCCTCCGACTGGATGACGGCCTGTTGGACCGAAGTATTCCTCGCGGCAGCGCCTCCTTCAGTGTGGGAGgagccagctggaggagcaacag gcCGTCTCGTCGCTCTCAGCTCTCGGCCTCCTGTTCGGAGTCTCTCCTCGTCGGTTCTCCTCGTCAAGCGTTGGTCCCGCCGctcctcagcagcagcgttGCCTCTGACGCCTCCTTGCTGTCCTCTCTGCTGGACGACTCTGTGCAGGAGTCCACGCTGGTTGACACCTTCTGGG GCTTGGACCAGGAGTTTGATCCCAAAG ACGGCACCGTGGTGGTGAACCAGCGCTCTGTGGACGCAAACCTCCGTTGTCCCAAACATCTGCTTCAGACTCCCAGCCGGGTTCACTGTCGAGAATGTGATCAGGCCGCCGGCTCGTACCGCTGCGCCTCCTCAGAGGCCTCCACCATCTACGGTAGAGACCGGAGCCGCAagacag atgtgctgcagctgtggctccgcccccctctGCTGTGCGTCAGCAGAGCTGCAGCCGGCTGCGTGCGTGTCCTCGCGCGTACCTGGCAGGTGTTCTCACAGGCCGAGGACGGACACGGAG CTGCACCTGGTCTCTGTGGAGTCATGGACCTGAAGGAGTCCACCTCCACCCAGAAGGAGCTCCATGCAGAGGGATCTCTGT GCGAGGCAGCAGGTGACGCGTGCAGGAGGATCAACAGGCGATGGTGTCACATGacctccagcttcctcctcgCCGG GTTcgctgtgatgctgctgctcttca gcttgTGTTGGTTCGGTCCGGCTCTGCAGTCCGTCAATGTTGCCGAGTGGAGGACGCTGGTCGCCTCCCACAGCctcccagcagggggcgccgggGAGGCGTCAAGGGAGGTGCTGACGGCCGACAGCAGAGAGCAGGTGCTCCGCCCCCCCGCAGAGTGGGAGGCGTCTTTAGGCGCGCTGGGGGACGGCCCGCTGCTGGGGGACGGCCCGCTGCTGGGGGACGGCCCGCTGCTGGGGGACGGCCCGCTGCTGGGGGACGGCGCGGCCCGGCTGCTcaggctggaggagggtctggtgGCGCTGGCGGAGCAGGTGGAGGCCAGAGGGCGGCAGGCGGAGCGGCGTCACGAGGAGGTGCTGCAGCTGTACGCTGACCTCCGCCAGCTGGTCTCCGATCAGAGCCgcagagaggaggcggagccgtGGATGAGGAACCTGATGGAGCAGAAGCTGGAGCAGCTCAGCAGAGGACTGGAGGACAGGCAGCAGGCGGAG GAGGAGCAGTGGAGACGAGACTCCTCGTCATCGTCTTCATCACTTCTAGCTGCAGATGG GTGTCCTGTGTCTTCCTGTAGCACCGGCGTGGACGGCATGTCCCACGATGCATTGCTGTCAGAGGTTGCTCGGCTGGAGGCGTCTCTGGAGGACGTCCGGCGGGAAGTGGAAGATCTGTGTGGTTGTGACGACTGCAGACGGCTCGACGGGATCCAGCAGgcg GTCCGCGAGGAGGTCCGGCTTCTGTTCTACGGAAACCAGCTGTCGGTGGTGGACCCCGCCTCCTTGGAAGGGGGCGGCCCCCCTGAGGGAGGCGGCGGCTTCCAGGAGCCGCTCCTCCAGCGGTACGTGAGCACGGCCGAGCTGCAGGCGGCGCTGCTCGCCCtggagctccgcctcctgcagaACGTTAGCCAGCAGCTGGAGGGGCAACACGGAGAGGAAGACGCCGCTGGGACGGCTCTGACCCAggag GACGTCGAGGACATGGTGACCGGTGCCCTGCGCCTCTTCTCTCTGGACAGAACCGGCCTGGCTGACTTTGCTCTGGAGTCTGGAG GTGGCAGCATCCTGACCTCTCGCTGCTCTGAGACCTTCCAGACGAAGGCGGCGCTGCTCAGCCTGTTCGGGTTTCCTCTGTGGTATTTCTCCCAGTCTCCTCGCGCCGTGATCCAG CCAGATGTCCATCCAGGGAACTGCTGGGCCTTCAGAGGCTCCACAGGGTTCCTGGTGATCAGGCTCTCCATGAAGATTCTCCCCACAGCATTCTCCATGGAGCACATCCACAGAGCCATGACCCCCAGCGGGACCCTGGAGAGCGCCCCCAGGGACTTCACAGTCTAc GGTCTGGAgaaagaagatgatgaagagaaGAAGCTTCTTGGCTCCTTCACCTTCGACTCGGAGGGAGAACCTCTACAGACGTACCGCGTCACC GA
- the LOC120819810 gene encoding uncharacterized protein LOC120819810 isoform X7, whose amino-acid sequence MSRRSLRLDDGLLDRSIPRGSASFSVGGASWRSNRPSRRSQLSASCSESLLVGSPRQALVPPLLSSSVASDASLLSSLLDDSVQESTLVDTFWGLDQEFDPKDGTVVVNQRSVDANLRCPKHLLQTPSRVHCRECDQAAGSYRCASSEASTIYGRDRSRKTAAPGLCGVMDLKESTSTQKELHAEGSLCEAAGDACRRINRRWCHMTSSFLLAGFAVMLLLFSLCWFGPALQSVNVAEWRTLVASHSLPAGGAGEASREVLTADSREQVLRPPAEWEASLGALGDGPLLGDGPLLGDGPLLGDGPLLGDGAARLLRLEEGLVALAEQVEARGRQAERRHEEVLQLYADLRQLVSDQSRREEAEPWMRNLMEQKLEQLSRGLEDRQQAEEEQWRRDSSSSSSSLLAADGCPVSSCSTGVDGMSHDALLSEVARLEASLEDVRREVEDLCGCDDCRRLDGIQQAVREEVRLLFYGNQLSVVDPASLEGGGPPEGGGGFQEPLLQRYVSTAELQAALLALELRLLQNVSQQLEGQHGEEDAAGTALTQEDVEDMVTGALRLFSLDRTGLADFALESGGGSILTSRCSETFQTKAALLSLFGFPLWYFSQSPRAVIQPDVHPGNCWAFRGSTGFLVIRLSMKILPTAFSMEHIHRAMTPSGTLESAPRDFTVYGLEKEDDEEKKLLGSFTFDSEGEPLQTYRVTEQNHEAFQLIEVQVLSNWGHQEYTCLYRFRVHGTPRPA is encoded by the exons ATGTCCAGGCGGAGCCTCCGACTGGATGACGGCCTGTTGGACCGAAGTATTCCTCGCGGCAGCGCCTCCTTCAGTGTGGGAGgagccagctggaggagcaacag gcCGTCTCGTCGCTCTCAGCTCTCGGCCTCCTGTTCGGAGTCTCTCCTCGTCGGTTCTCCTCGTCAAGCGTTGGTCCCGCCGctcctcagcagcagcgttGCCTCTGACGCCTCCTTGCTGTCCTCTCTGCTGGACGACTCTGTGCAGGAGTCCACGCTGGTTGACACCTTCTGGG GCTTGGACCAGGAGTTTGATCCCAAAG ACGGCACCGTGGTGGTGAACCAGCGCTCTGTGGACGCAAACCTCCGTTGTCCCAAACATCTGCTTCAGACTCCCAGCCGGGTTCACTGTCGAGAATGTGATCAGGCCGCCGGCTCGTACCGCTGCGCCTCCTCAGAGGCCTCCACCATCTACGGTAGAGACCGGAGCCGCAagacag CTGCACCTGGTCTCTGTGGAGTCATGGACCTGAAGGAGTCCACCTCCACCCAGAAGGAGCTCCATGCAGAGGGATCTCTGT GCGAGGCAGCAGGTGACGCGTGCAGGAGGATCAACAGGCGATGGTGTCACATGacctccagcttcctcctcgCCGG GTTcgctgtgatgctgctgctcttca gcttgTGTTGGTTCGGTCCGGCTCTGCAGTCCGTCAATGTTGCCGAGTGGAGGACGCTGGTCGCCTCCCACAGCctcccagcagggggcgccgggGAGGCGTCAAGGGAGGTGCTGACGGCCGACAGCAGAGAGCAGGTGCTCCGCCCCCCCGCAGAGTGGGAGGCGTCTTTAGGCGCGCTGGGGGACGGCCCGCTGCTGGGGGACGGCCCGCTGCTGGGGGACGGCCCGCTGCTGGGGGACGGCCCGCTGCTGGGGGACGGCGCGGCCCGGCTGCTcaggctggaggagggtctggtgGCGCTGGCGGAGCAGGTGGAGGCCAGAGGGCGGCAGGCGGAGCGGCGTCACGAGGAGGTGCTGCAGCTGTACGCTGACCTCCGCCAGCTGGTCTCCGATCAGAGCCgcagagaggaggcggagccgtGGATGAGGAACCTGATGGAGCAGAAGCTGGAGCAGCTCAGCAGAGGACTGGAGGACAGGCAGCAGGCGGAG GAGGAGCAGTGGAGACGAGACTCCTCGTCATCGTCTTCATCACTTCTAGCTGCAGATGG GTGTCCTGTGTCTTCCTGTAGCACCGGCGTGGACGGCATGTCCCACGATGCATTGCTGTCAGAGGTTGCTCGGCTGGAGGCGTCTCTGGAGGACGTCCGGCGGGAAGTGGAAGATCTGTGTGGTTGTGACGACTGCAGACGGCTCGACGGGATCCAGCAGgcg GTCCGCGAGGAGGTCCGGCTTCTGTTCTACGGAAACCAGCTGTCGGTGGTGGACCCCGCCTCCTTGGAAGGGGGCGGCCCCCCTGAGGGAGGCGGCGGCTTCCAGGAGCCGCTCCTCCAGCGGTACGTGAGCACGGCCGAGCTGCAGGCGGCGCTGCTCGCCCtggagctccgcctcctgcagaACGTTAGCCAGCAGCTGGAGGGGCAACACGGAGAGGAAGACGCCGCTGGGACGGCTCTGACCCAggag GACGTCGAGGACATGGTGACCGGTGCCCTGCGCCTCTTCTCTCTGGACAGAACCGGCCTGGCTGACTTTGCTCTGGAGTCTGGAG GTGGCAGCATCCTGACCTCTCGCTGCTCTGAGACCTTCCAGACGAAGGCGGCGCTGCTCAGCCTGTTCGGGTTTCCTCTGTGGTATTTCTCCCAGTCTCCTCGCGCCGTGATCCAG CCAGATGTCCATCCAGGGAACTGCTGGGCCTTCAGAGGCTCCACAGGGTTCCTGGTGATCAGGCTCTCCATGAAGATTCTCCCCACAGCATTCTCCATGGAGCACATCCACAGAGCCATGACCCCCAGCGGGACCCTGGAGAGCGCCCCCAGGGACTTCACAGTCTAc GGTCTGGAgaaagaagatgatgaagagaaGAAGCTTCTTGGCTCCTTCACCTTCGACTCGGAGGGAGAACCTCTACAGACGTACCGCGTCACC GA
- the LOC120819810 gene encoding uncharacterized protein LOC120819810 isoform X6, with the protein MSRRSLRLDDGLLDRSIPRGSASFSVGGASWRSNRPSRRSQLSASCSESLLVGSPRQALVPPLLSSSVASDASLLSSLLDDSVQESTLVDTFWGLDQEFDPKDGTVVVNQRSVDANLRCPKHLLQTPSRVHCRECDQAAGSYRCASSEASTIYGRDRSRKTAAPGLCGVMDLKESTSTQKELHAEGSLCEDCRDKRSSSCSSLASCLLGLMWNAAVFTGEAAGDACRRINRRWCHMTSSFLLAGFAVMLLLFSLCWFGPALQSVNVAEWRTLVASHSLPAGGAGEASREVLTADSREQVLRPPAEWEASLGALGDGPLLGDGPLLGDGPLLGDGPLLGDGAARLLRLEEGLVALAEQVEARGRQAERRHEEVLQLYADLRQLVSDQSRREEAEPWMRNLMEQKLEQLSRGLEDRQQAEEEQWRRDSSSSSSSLLAADGTGVDGMSHDALLSEVARLEASLEDVRREVEDLCGCDDCRRLDGIQQAVREEVRLLFYGNQLSVVDPASLEGGGPPEGGGGFQEPLLQRYVSTAELQAALLALELRLLQNVSQQLEGQHGEEDAAGTALTQEDVEDMVTGALRLFSLDRTGLADFALESGGGSILTSRCSETFQTKAALLSLFGFPLWYFSQSPRAVIQPDVHPGNCWAFRGSTGFLVIRLSMKILPTAFSMEHIHRAMTPSGTLESAPRDFTVYGLEKEDDEEKKLLGSFTFDSEGEPLQTYRVTEQNHEAFQLIEVQVLSNWGHQEYTCLYRFRVHGTPRPA; encoded by the exons ATGTCCAGGCGGAGCCTCCGACTGGATGACGGCCTGTTGGACCGAAGTATTCCTCGCGGCAGCGCCTCCTTCAGTGTGGGAGgagccagctggaggagcaacag gcCGTCTCGTCGCTCTCAGCTCTCGGCCTCCTGTTCGGAGTCTCTCCTCGTCGGTTCTCCTCGTCAAGCGTTGGTCCCGCCGctcctcagcagcagcgttGCCTCTGACGCCTCCTTGCTGTCCTCTCTGCTGGACGACTCTGTGCAGGAGTCCACGCTGGTTGACACCTTCTGGG GCTTGGACCAGGAGTTTGATCCCAAAG ACGGCACCGTGGTGGTGAACCAGCGCTCTGTGGACGCAAACCTCCGTTGTCCCAAACATCTGCTTCAGACTCCCAGCCGGGTTCACTGTCGAGAATGTGATCAGGCCGCCGGCTCGTACCGCTGCGCCTCCTCAGAGGCCTCCACCATCTACGGTAGAGACCGGAGCCGCAagacag CTGCACCTGGTCTCTGTGGAGTCATGGACCTGAAGGAGTCCACCTCCACCCAGAAGGAGCTCCATGCAGAGGGATCTCTGT GTGAGGACTGTCGGGACAAAcggtcctcctcctgctcctcgctggcttcctgtttgttggGTCTGATGTGGAACGCTGCTGTTTTCACAG GCGAGGCAGCAGGTGACGCGTGCAGGAGGATCAACAGGCGATGGTGTCACATGacctccagcttcctcctcgCCGG GTTcgctgtgatgctgctgctcttca gcttgTGTTGGTTCGGTCCGGCTCTGCAGTCCGTCAATGTTGCCGAGTGGAGGACGCTGGTCGCCTCCCACAGCctcccagcagggggcgccgggGAGGCGTCAAGGGAGGTGCTGACGGCCGACAGCAGAGAGCAGGTGCTCCGCCCCCCCGCAGAGTGGGAGGCGTCTTTAGGCGCGCTGGGGGACGGCCCGCTGCTGGGGGACGGCCCGCTGCTGGGGGACGGCCCGCTGCTGGGGGACGGCCCGCTGCTGGGGGACGGCGCGGCCCGGCTGCTcaggctggaggagggtctggtgGCGCTGGCGGAGCAGGTGGAGGCCAGAGGGCGGCAGGCGGAGCGGCGTCACGAGGAGGTGCTGCAGCTGTACGCTGACCTCCGCCAGCTGGTCTCCGATCAGAGCCgcagagaggaggcggagccgtGGATGAGGAACCTGATGGAGCAGAAGCTGGAGCAGCTCAGCAGAGGACTGGAGGACAGGCAGCAGGCGGAG GAGGAGCAGTGGAGACGAGACTCCTCGTCATCGTCTTCATCACTTCTAGCTGCAGATGG CACCGGCGTGGACGGCATGTCCCACGATGCATTGCTGTCAGAGGTTGCTCGGCTGGAGGCGTCTCTGGAGGACGTCCGGCGGGAAGTGGAAGATCTGTGTGGTTGTGACGACTGCAGACGGCTCGACGGGATCCAGCAGgcg GTCCGCGAGGAGGTCCGGCTTCTGTTCTACGGAAACCAGCTGTCGGTGGTGGACCCCGCCTCCTTGGAAGGGGGCGGCCCCCCTGAGGGAGGCGGCGGCTTCCAGGAGCCGCTCCTCCAGCGGTACGTGAGCACGGCCGAGCTGCAGGCGGCGCTGCTCGCCCtggagctccgcctcctgcagaACGTTAGCCAGCAGCTGGAGGGGCAACACGGAGAGGAAGACGCCGCTGGGACGGCTCTGACCCAggag GACGTCGAGGACATGGTGACCGGTGCCCTGCGCCTCTTCTCTCTGGACAGAACCGGCCTGGCTGACTTTGCTCTGGAGTCTGGAG GTGGCAGCATCCTGACCTCTCGCTGCTCTGAGACCTTCCAGACGAAGGCGGCGCTGCTCAGCCTGTTCGGGTTTCCTCTGTGGTATTTCTCCCAGTCTCCTCGCGCCGTGATCCAG CCAGATGTCCATCCAGGGAACTGCTGGGCCTTCAGAGGCTCCACAGGGTTCCTGGTGATCAGGCTCTCCATGAAGATTCTCCCCACAGCATTCTCCATGGAGCACATCCACAGAGCCATGACCCCCAGCGGGACCCTGGAGAGCGCCCCCAGGGACTTCACAGTCTAc GGTCTGGAgaaagaagatgatgaagagaaGAAGCTTCTTGGCTCCTTCACCTTCGACTCGGAGGGAGAACCTCTACAGACGTACCGCGTCACC GA
- the LOC120819810 gene encoding uncharacterized protein LOC120819810 isoform X4, which produces MSRRSLRLDDGLLDRSIPRGSASFSVGGASWRSNRPSRRSQLSASCSESLLVGSPRQALVPPLLSSSVASDASLLSSLLDDSVQESTLVDTFWGLDQEFDPKDGTVVVNQRSVDANLRCPKHLLQTPSRVHCRECDQAAGSYRCASSEASTIYGRDRSRKTDVLQLWLRPPLLCVSRAAAGCVRVLARTWQVFSQAEDGHGAAPGLCGVMDLKESTSTQKELHAEGSLCEAAGDACRRINRRWCHMTSSFLLAGFAVMLLLFSLCWFGPALQSVNVAEWRTLVASHSLPAGGAGEASREVLTADSREQVLRPPAEWEASLGALGDGPLLGDGPLLGDGPLLGDGPLLGDGAARLLRLEEGLVALAEQVEARGRQAERRHEEVLQLYADLRQLVSDQSRREEAEPWMRNLMEQKLEQLSRGLEDRQQAEEEQWRRDSSSSSSSLLAADGTGVDGMSHDALLSEVARLEASLEDVRREVEDLCGCDDCRRLDGIQQAVREEVRLLFYGNQLSVVDPASLEGGGPPEGGGGFQEPLLQRYVSTAELQAALLALELRLLQNVSQQLEGQHGEEDAAGTALTQEDVEDMVTGALRLFSLDRTGLADFALESGGGSILTSRCSETFQTKAALLSLFGFPLWYFSQSPRAVIQPDVHPGNCWAFRGSTGFLVIRLSMKILPTAFSMEHIHRAMTPSGTLESAPRDFTVYGLEKEDDEEKKLLGSFTFDSEGEPLQTYRVTEQNHEAFQLIEVQVLSNWGHQEYTCLYRFRVHGTPRPA; this is translated from the exons ATGTCCAGGCGGAGCCTCCGACTGGATGACGGCCTGTTGGACCGAAGTATTCCTCGCGGCAGCGCCTCCTTCAGTGTGGGAGgagccagctggaggagcaacag gcCGTCTCGTCGCTCTCAGCTCTCGGCCTCCTGTTCGGAGTCTCTCCTCGTCGGTTCTCCTCGTCAAGCGTTGGTCCCGCCGctcctcagcagcagcgttGCCTCTGACGCCTCCTTGCTGTCCTCTCTGCTGGACGACTCTGTGCAGGAGTCCACGCTGGTTGACACCTTCTGGG GCTTGGACCAGGAGTTTGATCCCAAAG ACGGCACCGTGGTGGTGAACCAGCGCTCTGTGGACGCAAACCTCCGTTGTCCCAAACATCTGCTTCAGACTCCCAGCCGGGTTCACTGTCGAGAATGTGATCAGGCCGCCGGCTCGTACCGCTGCGCCTCCTCAGAGGCCTCCACCATCTACGGTAGAGACCGGAGCCGCAagacag atgtgctgcagctgtggctccgcccccctctGCTGTGCGTCAGCAGAGCTGCAGCCGGCTGCGTGCGTGTCCTCGCGCGTACCTGGCAGGTGTTCTCACAGGCCGAGGACGGACACGGAG CTGCACCTGGTCTCTGTGGAGTCATGGACCTGAAGGAGTCCACCTCCACCCAGAAGGAGCTCCATGCAGAGGGATCTCTGT GCGAGGCAGCAGGTGACGCGTGCAGGAGGATCAACAGGCGATGGTGTCACATGacctccagcttcctcctcgCCGG GTTcgctgtgatgctgctgctcttca gcttgTGTTGGTTCGGTCCGGCTCTGCAGTCCGTCAATGTTGCCGAGTGGAGGACGCTGGTCGCCTCCCACAGCctcccagcagggggcgccgggGAGGCGTCAAGGGAGGTGCTGACGGCCGACAGCAGAGAGCAGGTGCTCCGCCCCCCCGCAGAGTGGGAGGCGTCTTTAGGCGCGCTGGGGGACGGCCCGCTGCTGGGGGACGGCCCGCTGCTGGGGGACGGCCCGCTGCTGGGGGACGGCCCGCTGCTGGGGGACGGCGCGGCCCGGCTGCTcaggctggaggagggtctggtgGCGCTGGCGGAGCAGGTGGAGGCCAGAGGGCGGCAGGCGGAGCGGCGTCACGAGGAGGTGCTGCAGCTGTACGCTGACCTCCGCCAGCTGGTCTCCGATCAGAGCCgcagagaggaggcggagccgtGGATGAGGAACCTGATGGAGCAGAAGCTGGAGCAGCTCAGCAGAGGACTGGAGGACAGGCAGCAGGCGGAG GAGGAGCAGTGGAGACGAGACTCCTCGTCATCGTCTTCATCACTTCTAGCTGCAGATGG CACCGGCGTGGACGGCATGTCCCACGATGCATTGCTGTCAGAGGTTGCTCGGCTGGAGGCGTCTCTGGAGGACGTCCGGCGGGAAGTGGAAGATCTGTGTGGTTGTGACGACTGCAGACGGCTCGACGGGATCCAGCAGgcg GTCCGCGAGGAGGTCCGGCTTCTGTTCTACGGAAACCAGCTGTCGGTGGTGGACCCCGCCTCCTTGGAAGGGGGCGGCCCCCCTGAGGGAGGCGGCGGCTTCCAGGAGCCGCTCCTCCAGCGGTACGTGAGCACGGCCGAGCTGCAGGCGGCGCTGCTCGCCCtggagctccgcctcctgcagaACGTTAGCCAGCAGCTGGAGGGGCAACACGGAGAGGAAGACGCCGCTGGGACGGCTCTGACCCAggag GACGTCGAGGACATGGTGACCGGTGCCCTGCGCCTCTTCTCTCTGGACAGAACCGGCCTGGCTGACTTTGCTCTGGAGTCTGGAG GTGGCAGCATCCTGACCTCTCGCTGCTCTGAGACCTTCCAGACGAAGGCGGCGCTGCTCAGCCTGTTCGGGTTTCCTCTGTGGTATTTCTCCCAGTCTCCTCGCGCCGTGATCCAG CCAGATGTCCATCCAGGGAACTGCTGGGCCTTCAGAGGCTCCACAGGGTTCCTGGTGATCAGGCTCTCCATGAAGATTCTCCCCACAGCATTCTCCATGGAGCACATCCACAGAGCCATGACCCCCAGCGGGACCCTGGAGAGCGCCCCCAGGGACTTCACAGTCTAc GGTCTGGAgaaagaagatgatgaagagaaGAAGCTTCTTGGCTCCTTCACCTTCGACTCGGAGGGAGAACCTCTACAGACGTACCGCGTCACC GA